The region AACTTCCGTGCCCTGATGGAAGAGGGAGTGCAGGTGGAGCGGGTGGAGAACACGTATATCACCAAGACCTTTCCTAACCACTACACTCTAGTGACAGGCTTGCATGCAGAGAGTCATGGCATCGTAGCAAATGAAATGTATGACCCAGTTCTGAATCGCTCCTTCTCCATGGAGGGGCCAGAAGTGTACAACTCTCGATGGTGGGAGGAGGCTGTCCCGCTGTGGGTAACCAATCAGATGGCTGGAAGGAGGAGCGGGGCTGCCATGTGGCCTGGATCGGACGTGTCTATTGGTGGAATATACCCGAGCCGTTATATGCCATACAACGCCTCCATGCCCTTCGAGATGCGAGTAGAGAAGCTGATCAGCTGGTTCTCAGGGCCAGAGGAGATTAATTTCGGGGTGCTGTACTGGGAAGAGCCTGACGAGAGCGGCCACAACCTAGGGCCCGAGAGCCCACTTATGGACGTGGTCATTGAGGACATCGATGTCAAACTGGGCTTTCTCCGAGCCGAGCTAAAGAGAGCTGGGCTTTATGACAAAATGAATCTCATTGTCACCAGTGACCACGGAATGACCCAGCTCTCACATGACAAAGTCATTGAGCTGGACACCTACCTGAGTCGAGATCTCTATACGTGGATCGACAAGAGCCCAGTGGTGGGCATTCTACCCAAAGAAGGTATGTTTTTAGAAGAACGAGACCTCAACAGCTTTTATGAATAAGTGTGAATCTGAAACATAATCCATGTCCAcacacatgtccacacacaAATCCTAAAGTTTCAaacataattacattttttactttaaacaaagttaaaacaGATATATCAtgtattattactatattattagcCACTTTATAGATTGTTTCTTTTATGCAGGTAAAGTTGATAAGGTGTATAGTTTGTTGGAGAATGCAAACCCTAACATGGTCGTGCACAGGAAAGAAGACATTCCTGATCATTTCCACTACAAACACAACGTAAGAATAATGCCGATCATTATTGAGGTCAAAGAAGGCTGGACAATCGTACAGAACAAAACCGGACCCTTTATGTGTGAGTATAAATGCGATTTTGGAAACAATATCAATTGAAACCATTTTCCTGAAGCAGTTAGTTAGTAGCTTTGGATTATTTTAACTGTCGGATCATAACTGATTATTCTGCACTTTTTATTATCCACAGTGGGCAATCATGGCTATGATAACCACCTTCCCAGCATGCACCCTGTGTTTGTTGCCCGTGGCCCATCATTCCGCACTGGTTACACCAAGACCTCGATGCGCTCAGTGGACCTCTACCCTCTCATGTGCAGCCTTCTGGGCATTCAGGCCCTGCCCAACAACGGCTCTTTGATAAGCGTGAGGGATCTTTTGGTGGAGACTTTCACACCTAGACCTGTACCTCCGCCCGTACCCAAGGAGCCCTCATATGCCTGGGCTGTGGGCACAGTCCTCGGCATCGGCCTCGTCCTGGGATTCCTCATTACGATTGTGAAGAAGGTGACACAAAGGAATTTGCCCCCTTTGCCTCTAACCAACAGAGAGATTTCACAGCCCTTACTGCAGGATGAATTACGCCTTTAATAGGAAAAAACAAAGTGTTTGTCATTATTACATTACTTTTATTTAGATAGGGTGAAGCTCGTAGTAGTTACGCTAAGGTCTCCAGTGAGAGGCTCTTGGAAGCATGTAGCATTGCTCCACTCTCTGGTGCTTCAgagccacttttttttttcctaccgtTTGTTAGTTTCCAAATATTTCAGTGTAATCCCAAGACAAGGTCATATTAATTTGCGCACCAGTGAAAGAGAGGAGGAGCACCAAATCTAATCCATGCCAGTGGTGCCATGCCAAGGTTTAGCAACTGTAGAGCAATACAGCAAGAGAAGCTACAGGCTTACAGTCTGAGTAATCATAACAAGTCCTCTACTGGCAAACCTGAGCATTTTCAATTTATGAAATCCTGTGgcctgtaatatttaaaaaaaagt is a window of Tachysurus vachellii isolate PV-2020 chromosome 3, HZAU_Pvac_v1, whole genome shotgun sequence DNA encoding:
- the enpp5 gene encoding ectonucleotide pyrophosphatase/phosphodiesterase family member 5, coding for MNIVVMRKMYMLSCLLALLLPPLSHQEERHKLLLVSFDGFRWDYVNRVPTPNFRALMEEGVQVERVENTYITKTFPNHYTLVTGLHAESHGIVANEMYDPVLNRSFSMEGPEVYNSRWWEEAVPLWVTNQMAGRRSGAAMWPGSDVSIGGIYPSRYMPYNASMPFEMRVEKLISWFSGPEEINFGVLYWEEPDESGHNLGPESPLMDVVIEDIDVKLGFLRAELKRAGLYDKMNLIVTSDHGMTQLSHDKVIELDTYLSRDLYTWIDKSPVVGILPKEGKVDKVYSLLENANPNMVVHRKEDIPDHFHYKHNVRIMPIIIEVKEGWTIVQNKTGPFMLGNHGYDNHLPSMHPVFVARGPSFRTGYTKTSMRSVDLYPLMCSLLGIQALPNNGSLISVRDLLVETFTPRPVPPPVPKEPSYAWAVGTVLGIGLVLGFLITIVKKVTQRNLPPLPLTNREISQPLLQDELRL